One Mycobacterium marseillense DNA window includes the following coding sequences:
- a CDS encoding flavin-containing monooxygenase: MAGIAAAHALQEADFTNFVILEKGSDVGGVWHWNRYPGLRCDVPSHMYQFAFAPNPNWTHFWAPGAEIQRYHRDVVDQLQLQPHLKLGCEVTSAEFKDNRWRIETGTGERFDADFLISATGVLHHPFIPVISGLDSFAGPIVHTARWQDIDTVGKRLAVIGTGSTGVQVFSALQPEAAHISHFTRTPQWVMWMPMTLPQPRIVRRALSAVPGLEWIVDWIQRIGTDLAVDLVIRPTWRRRMAQAYARTCLRVLVRDRALRAALTPDYQPFCKRQVMSGDYYRAIARPNARLVSEPIAKVTPAGIETADGVHHDVDAIILATGFEAHNYMRPMALRGRDGLSIDDAWAKGPRAWAMTAIPGFPNLFTILGPNSPSGSMSLQLVAETTARYITGWLQRFRDGDITTVEVTEEATSRFVDDVAEAMGPTVWTTGCNSWYFADDNHIDLWPFDRKRMTALLTVHRDNDFIITR, from the coding sequence ATGGCCGGGATCGCTGCTGCTCACGCGTTGCAGGAGGCCGACTTCACCAACTTCGTCATCCTGGAAAAGGGTTCCGACGTCGGTGGTGTATGGCATTGGAATCGCTACCCTGGTTTGAGGTGTGACGTTCCGTCGCACATGTATCAATTTGCTTTCGCCCCTAATCCGAATTGGACGCATTTCTGGGCTCCGGGCGCAGAGATCCAGCGGTATCACCGCGACGTGGTCGATCAGTTACAGCTTCAACCGCATCTGAAGCTGGGGTGCGAGGTCACCTCCGCCGAGTTCAAGGACAATCGGTGGAGAATCGAGACCGGAACTGGAGAGCGGTTCGACGCTGATTTCCTCATCTCGGCCACTGGTGTGCTGCATCACCCCTTCATCCCAGTGATTTCGGGTCTGGACTCCTTCGCTGGACCGATAGTGCACACCGCTCGCTGGCAGGATATCGACACCGTTGGCAAACGCCTCGCCGTGATCGGTACCGGATCAACGGGGGTTCAGGTCTTCTCGGCGTTGCAGCCCGAAGCTGCCCATATCTCGCACTTCACCCGCACTCCGCAATGGGTGATGTGGATGCCGATGACGTTGCCGCAACCGCGTATCGTCCGTCGGGCGCTTTCGGCGGTTCCTGGGCTGGAATGGATAGTGGACTGGATCCAGCGCATTGGAACGGATCTCGCAGTCGATTTGGTCATCCGTCCTACCTGGCGAAGGCGAATGGCGCAGGCGTATGCCCGCACTTGTCTGCGCGTCTTGGTTCGAGACCGGGCTCTGCGCGCGGCGCTGACTCCGGACTACCAGCCATTCTGCAAACGCCAGGTGATGTCCGGCGATTACTACCGCGCCATTGCGAGGCCGAACGCAAGATTAGTCAGCGAGCCCATCGCGAAGGTCACCCCAGCGGGAATCGAAACCGCAGATGGCGTCCATCATGACGTCGACGCGATCATCCTCGCGACCGGCTTCGAGGCACACAACTACATGCGGCCGATGGCGTTGCGGGGTCGCGATGGGCTGTCCATCGATGACGCCTGGGCCAAGGGCCCGCGGGCTTGGGCGATGACCGCTATCCCTGGATTCCCAAACCTGTTCACGATTCTTGGGCCGAACTCGCCCAGCGGATCGATGTCTCTGCAACTGGTAGCCGAGACGACCGCACGCTATATCACCGGCTGGTTGCAGCGATTCCGCGACGGCGACATCACCACCGTTGAAGTCACCGAGGAGGCCACCAGCCGCTTCGTCGACGACGTAGCCGAGGCCATGGGTCCTACCGTATGGACGACGGGCTGCAACTCTTGGTACTTCGCCGACGACAACCATATCGACCTCTGGCCGTTCGACCGCAAACGGATGACCGCGTTATTGACCGTGCATCGCGACAATGACTTCATCATCACGAGGTGA